A region of Anolis sagrei isolate rAnoSag1 chromosome 2, rAnoSag1.mat, whole genome shotgun sequence DNA encodes the following proteins:
- the LOC132766016 gene encoding zinc finger protein 420-like isoform X23: MMLWLNPQSSLPFCDGVEVNRGPIAFEEVAVHFSPEEWALLSPDQKALHGQIMEEIHGMVDSLADDWKKSNVYTKCRKYFGLNGDLPRHQKTHSEDGGSARERPYKCNVYGEKPHQCQEFGRCFAQSSNLVSYKTLHTGEKQYQCQECGKCFTRSSALVTHKRLHTGEKPYQCQECGKCFAQSSHLVTHKRLHTGEKPYKCNECGKCFASSSGLVSHNRLHTGEKQYQCQECGKCFADSSAFVRHKRLHKGVKPYQCQECGKCFTQSSGLMSHKRIHTGEKPHQCQECGKCFAQSSGLVSHNRLHTGEKPFQCQECGKCFAQSSSLVSHNRLHTGEKPYQCQECGKCFADSSTLVSHKRLHTGEKPYQCQECGKCFADSSGLVYHKRLHTGEKPYQCQQCGKCFTQSSVLMSHKRIHTGEKPHQCQECGKCFAKSSGLVSHNRLHTGEKPYQCQECGKCFAQSSSLVSHNRLHTGEKPYQCQECGKCFADSSALVRHRRLHTGEKPYQCQECGKCFARSSHLLKHKTLHKGEKPYQCQQCGKCLASSSGLLRHNRVHTGEMQYQCQECGKCFVYSSDLVRHKRLHTGEKPYQCQECGKRFRDSSALVNHKRLHTGEKPYQCQECGKCFAYSSDLVRHRRLHTGEKPFQCQECGKWFSCSSHLGRHKKLHTGEKPYQCQECGKCFARRSNLVSHQEIHRREKSSKELGQK; encoded by the exons GGCCCAATCGCCTTTGAGGAGGTGGCTGTGCATTTCTCCCCggaggagtgggctctcctgagtcctgatcagaaagccttgcacgggcagatcatggaggagattcacgggatggtggactctcttg CAGATGACTGGAAGAAGAGCAATGTATATACCAAATGCAGGAAGTATTTTGGGCTCAATGGGGACCTTCCTAGACACCAGAAAACCCACAGTGAAGATGGAGGTTCTGCCAGAGAAAGGCCGTACAAATGCAATGTATATGGAGAGAAGCCACACCAGTGCCAAGAGTTTGGGAGATGTTTTGCTCAAAGTTCAAACTTGGTGAGCTACAAaacactccacacaggagagaagcaatatcaatgccaggagtgtgggaaatgttttactcgcAGTTCGGCCTTGGTGACCCACaagagactccacacaggagagaagccataccaatgccaggagtgtgggaaatgttttgctcagagttcacACTTGGTAACCCACAAGAGACTCCATACAGgcgagaagccatacaaatgcaatgaatgtgggaaatgctttgcttCCAGTTCAGGCTTGGTAAGCCACaatagactccacacaggagagaagcaataccaatgccaagagtgtgggaaatgttttgctgacagttcagcctTTGTGAGGCATAAAAGACTCCACAAAGGAgtgaagccataccaatgccaggagtgtggaaaatgttttactcagagttcaggcttgatgAGCCACAAAAGaatccatacaggagagaagccacaccaatgccaggagtgtgggaaatgttttgctcagagttcagGTTTGGTGAGCCACaatagactccacacaggagagaaaccattccaatgccaggagtgtgggaaatgttttgctcaaagTTCATccttggtgagccacaatagactccacacaggagagaagccataccaatgccaagagtgtgggaaatgttttgctgacagttcaaccttggtgagccacaaaagactccacacaggagagaagccctaccaatgccaggagtgtgggaaatgttttgctgacagttcaggcTTGGTGTACcataaaagactccacacaggagagaagccataccaatgccagcagtgtgggaaatgttttactcagagtTCAGTCTTGATGAGCCACAAACGaatccatacaggagagaagccacaccaatgccaggagtgtgggaaatgttttgccaagagttcaggcttggtgagccacaatagactccacacaggagaaaaaccataccaatgccaggagtgtggaaaatgttttgctcagagttcatccttggtgagccacaatagactccacacaggagagaagccataccaatgccaggagtgtgggaaatgttttgctgacagctCAGCCTTGGTGAGGCACAGAAGACTTCACACAGGTGAGAAAccgtaccaatgccaggagtgtggaaaatgttttgctaGGAGTTCACACTTGCTGAAGCACAAAACACTCCAcaaaggagagaagccataccaatgccagcaatgtgggaaatgtttggcTTCCAGTTCAGGCTTGTTGAGGCACaatagagtccacacaggagagatgCAATATCAATGCcaagaatgtgggaaatgttttgtttacagttcagacttggtgaggcacaaaagactccacacaggagagaagccataccaatgtcaAGAATGTGGGAAACGTTTTAGAGACAGTTCTGCCTTGGTgaaccacaaaagactccacacaggagagaagccataccaatgccaggaatgtgggaaatgttttgcttacagttcagactTAGTGAGGCACaggagactccacacaggagagaagcctttccaatgccaggagtgtgggaaatggtTTTCTTGCAGTTCACACTTGGGGAGGCACAAAAAActgcacacaggagagaagccataccaatgccaggagtgtgggaaatgctttgctaGGAGATCAAATTTGGTGAGCCACCAGGAAATTCACAGAAGAGAAAAATCATCCAAAGAGCTGGGACAAAAGTAA
- the LOC132766016 gene encoding zinc finger protein 420-like isoform X22, which yields MMLPNPQSFLPLCDGVEVDQGPIAFEDVAVHFSPEEWALLSPDQKALHGQIMEEIHGMVDSLADDWKKSNVYTKCRKHFGLNGGLPRHQQTHSEDGGSARERPYKCNVYEEKPHQCREFGRCFAQSSKLVSCKTLHRVEKQYQCQECGKCFSCSSALVRHKIIHTGEKPYQCQECGKCFADSSHLGRHKRLHKGEKPYQCQECGKCFAQRSNLVSHKRLHTGEKPYQCQECGKCFAKSSALVSHNRLHTGEKPHQCQECGKRFAYGSALVSHKTLHTREKPYQCQECGKCFAYSSALVRHKTLHTGEKPYQCQECGKCFADSSTLVSHKRLHTGEKPYQCQQCRKCFAVSSALVKHKRVHTREKPYKCNECGKCFASSSALVSHNRLHTGEKPYKCQQCGKCFAVSSALVEHKKVHTGEKPYKCNECGKCFASSSGLVKHNRLHTGEKKYQCQECGKCFGYSSALVRHKRLHTGEKPYQCQECGKCFTDSSALVYHKRLHTGEKPYQCQECGKCFASSSNLVSHRTLHIGEKPYQCQECGKCFASNSQLVRHKRLHTREKPHQCQECGKCFAYSSHLGRHKRLHTGEKPYQCQECGKCFTQSSYLVSHQRIHRREKNPTS from the exons ATGATGTTGCCAAATCCTCAATCATTTCTTCCcctttgtgatggagtggaagtggatcag GGCCCAATCGCCTTTGAGGACGTGGCTGTCCATTTCTCCCCggaggagtgggctctcctgagtcctgatcagaaagccttgcatgggcagatcatggaggagattcatgggatggtggactctcttg CAGATGACTGGAAGAAGAGCAATGTATATACCAAATGCAGGAAGCATTTTGGGCTCAATGGGGGCCTTCCTAGACACCAGCAAACCCACAGTGAAGATGGAGGTTCTGCCAGAGAAAGGCCCTACAAATGCAATGTATATGAAGAGAAGCCACACCAGTGCCGAGAGTTTGGGAGatgttttgctcagagttcaaAATTGGTGAGCTGCAAAACACTCCACAGAGTAGAGAAgcaataccaatgccaggagtgtgggaaatgttttagttGCAGTTCAGCCTTAGTGAGGCATAAAataatccacacaggagagaaaccataccaatgccaggagtgtgggaaatgttttgctgacagttcacaCTTGGGGAGGCATAAAAGGCTCCACAAAGGAgaaaagccataccaatgccaggagtgtgggaaatgttttgctcagagatcaaatttggtgagccacaaaagactccacacaggagagaagccataccagtgccaggagtgtgggaaatgttttgctaagAGTTcggccttggtgagccacaatagactccatacaggagagaagccacaccaatgccaggagtgtgggaaacgtTTTGCCTACGGTTccgccttggtgagccacaaaacacTCCACACACGAgaaaagccataccaatgccaggagtgcggGAAATGCTTTGCTTACAGTTCagctttggtgaggcacaaaacactccacacaggagagaagccataccaatgccaggagtgtgggaaatgttttgctgacagttcaaccttggtgagccacaaaagactccacacaggagagaagccataccaatgccagcagtgtaggaaatgttttgctgtgagttcagccttggtgaagcacaaaagagtccacacaagagaaaagccatataaatgcaatgaatgtgggaaatgttttgcttccagttcagccttggtgagccataatagactccacacaggagagaagccatacaaatgccagcagtgtgggaaatgttttgctgtgagTTCAGCCTTGGTGGAGCACAAAAaggttcacacaggagagaagccatacaaatgcaatgaatgtgggaaatgttttgcttccagttcaggCTTGGTGAAGCACaatagactccacacaggagagaagaaaTACCAATGCcaagaatgtgggaaatgttttggttacagttcagccttggtgaggcacaaaagactccacacaggagagaagccataccagtgtcaagaatgtgggaaatgttttactgaCAGTTCTGCCTTGGTgtaccacaaaagactccacacaggagagaagccataccaatgccaggagtgcgggaaatgttttgcttccagttcaaaCTTGGTGAGCCACAGAACACTTCAcataggagagaagccataccaatgccaggagtgtgggaaatgttttgcttccaacTCAcaattggtgaggcacaaaagactccacacaagAGAGAAGCCACAccaatgccaagagtgtgggaaatgttttgcttacagttcacacTTGgggaggcacaaaagactccacactggagagaagccttaccaatgccaggagtgtgggaaatgttttactcagagtTCATATCTTGTGAGtcaccagagaattcacagaagagaaaaaaatccaacGAGCTag